The Arachis duranensis cultivar V14167 chromosome 2, aradu.V14167.gnm2.J7QH, whole genome shotgun sequence genome has a window encoding:
- the LOC107474107 gene encoding protein ROOT INITIATION DEFECTIVE 3 has protein sequence MEVVVASSSVDAGIGCWDLHTGAEQLRHKSCSSPPHGLISVGGRFLASSHLSPLSSGGSVLFWSWSKPQVGVRCFPAETIKPLSANHPGTYIAGGGVSGGIYLWEVETGRLLKKWNAHYRAVTCLVFSEDDSLLISGSEDGSVRVWSLFMIFDDLRSQEATHLYEHSFTGHALRVTDVVIGYGCSNAIIVSASEDRTCKVWSLSTGALLRNIVFPAIIDAIVLDPAEHVFYAGSRDGKIFIVALHTESLVTSNDGMHIVGSFSNHSKSVTCLAYGISGNLLISGSEDGMIRVWNARTHNIVRMFKYAKGPVSNICVVRPEIDSTSHILQSSSRKQGSDLPPPLEKYANSVEDSDAKTPIVLCGAKRCAKVSYLSSHAISSHVKELQRHGSAAASELEMEKLKDDYQKSMQMVNQWKKMYENLHQFCVKELLDGGQASVSDENNK, from the exons ATGGAAGTTGTGGTGGCTTCCTCCTCCGTGGATGCCGGAATAGGTTGCTGGGATCTACATACGGGGGCAGAGCAGCTCCGCCACAAGTCATGCTCCTCCCCTCCTCATGGCCTCATCTCTGTCGGTGGTCGCTTCCTCGCTTCTTCACATCTCTCTCCACTATCCTCTGGCGGCTCTGTTCTCTTCTGGTCCTGGTCTAAG CCTCAAGTTGGAGTTAGGTGCTTTCCAGCTGAAACTATAAAGCCCCTTTCTGCTAATCATCCAGGCACATATATAGCTGGTGGAGGTGTCTCTGGTGGCATATACCTTTGGGAg GTTGAAACTGGTAGATTACTTAAGAAGTGGAATGCTCATTATAGAGCTGTTACTTGTCTGGTATTTTCTGAAGACGACTCGCTTCTGATTTCTGGTTCGGAAGATGGTTCAGTAAGAGTTTGGTCCCTCTTCAT GatatttgatgatttgagaagTCAAGAAGCAACTCATCTCTATGAGCATAGCTTTACAGGTCATGCCCTACGTGTAACTGATGTTGTGATTGGTTATGGATGTAGCAATGCCATTATAGTGTCGGCATCAGAGGATCGGACCTGTAAG GTGTGGAGCTTGTCCACAGGAGCATTACTAAGAAATATAGTATTCCCTGCAATCATAGATGCCATTGTATTGGATCCTGCTGAGCATGTCTTTTACGCTGGCAGTAGAGAtggaaaaatatttattgttgcACTTCACACTGAGAGCCTTGTTACTAGTAATGATGGGATGCATATCGTTGGTTCATTTTCTAACCACAG CAAGTCAGTTACTTGTTTGGCATATGGCATCAGTGGAAATTTGTTAATATCCGGGTCAGAGGATGGAATGATTCGTGTTTGGAATGCAAGAACTCATAACATTGTCCGCATGTTCAAATATGCTAAAG GGCCTGTAAGTAATATTTGTGTTGTTAGGCCCGAAATAGACTCAACTAGTCATATATTacaatcatcatcaagaaaGCAGGGGTCCGATTTACCCCCTCCGTTGGAGAAATATGCAAACTCAGTTGAAGATTCAGATGCTAAGACACCTATTGTCCTTTGCGGTGCCAAGAGATGTGCCAAAGTTTCGTATCTCAGTTCTCATGCGATATCTTCTCACGTCAAGGAACTTCAG CGACACGGTTCTGCTGCTGCTTCTGAATTGGAAATGGAGAAACTAAAAGATGATTACCAGAAGTCAATGCAAATGGTTAATCAATGGAAGAAAATGTATGAAAACTTGCATCAATTTTGTGTGAAGGAGCTCTTAGATGGTGGTCAAGCGAGTGTTTCTgatgaaaataacaaataa